The Chaetodon auriga isolate fChaAug3 chromosome 4, fChaAug3.hap1, whole genome shotgun sequence region CTAGTTAGCAAATGTGTGAACatgtccatcatcatcattgtgttCATGCATTATTAACACAGTTTGTGCCCTTCTCCTCTGCATGGCTTTAGCTTGTTTACACCGTAGCTGATGGGAGTGTTTAAGGTAGAGGTCTGCAGACCTTGATGCTAGGCTGACACAGGCCCCTTTGATCAGGTGGATTAGCTCGATGCAGAAGGACGGGGTGTCTGCCTCATTTACCGACCATCACCCAGCTCCACCCACCGCTCCGCAGGCTCTGCAGCGAGTCACGCTGGAAGCAAATCGCTGCCGTTTGTTCATCAGAATCATTTTAACTTGCCGACACGTTGAATGCaaaggcttcattgcctcacCTAACCCAACGTCACCTCACTCTTCCATCTCCTTCTCTGTTTCTACGTCATCAACAGCGGCCTCTCCTCATTTTAACAGTTTCTCTCAGGACAGCTGAAGTCTGTAGGCCATGGTATGTGTTACATAACGTACTGAAGAAAATCAGGATATTTATTCATATCCAGTTAAGTCCTCCATCTCGTCGCTCACCTACCAGTGGTAATATTCTGAAACCGTCCCCAGCCCATACCCACCTTGAACCACTTCATTCACACCAATCATCATCTACTGCATCTACCTTCCACAACCGACCAATGTGTAATAGTGATGTTTCTGTATATTACTGTTGTCACTAGGGGGAGCTGGAGAAGCAGCTCCTGCAGGCCAATCCCATCCTGGAGGCCTTTGGAAACGCCAAGACCATCAAAAATGACAACTCCTCCCGATTTGTGAGTTTGCTATTTTACCAGACAACTTTTTTACAATTtatattttgtgcatgttttgttaATCACCCCATTTCATCCTGGAACATCTTTGCTTATCTCTCTCACAGGGGAAATTCATCCGTATCAACTTTGATGTGACTGGCTACATTGTTGGAGCCAATATTGAGACTTGTatcctgtctgtgtgggtttttCTCACTCTGGGAAAATTGTTGTTAAGGCAAAAGGGCACATTTGTTTGGGAAAAAGCCTTAAAGGTAGCTCatattttgtatatatatacttttaAAGTGCTGCCAATGTCATGTGGCACCTGTagattattattcttatttatgtatgttttttaatcttattCACATAATTGATATCACAGAAGAGGAAGTAGATTGTGCATATGTAGTAGATAGTGCCAATGTATTCTTTAACAGCTGAAACTGTCAGACCTGCTGGAGAAGTCTCGCTGTATCAGacaagcaaagacagaaagagctTTTCATATCTTCTACTACATGATCGCTGGTGCCAAGGACAAACAGCGTGGTCAGTTCAAATatactgcttttctctcttctgtaaTCTCAGTACTATTACACATGCTGAACAGTCACTGCAGGTTAACTGACCACATGTTGTacatcatcactgtcatgtcAGACATTTCTCTAATTGAAACttacagagaaaaaagggagtCAGTCATGGCTTCAGTTTGACTATCACGCGTTTTACAAATCTTTTTAAGGCCACAAGATTTTCCTGAACTCACAGAGGTCTGTGTAATCCCTGTGAAGTTAAACCATGATAATGAGGTTaaagctgagaaaacacactCTGACTGTTTAACTTTGTGTGTTATATTTTCAGAGGAGCTTCTTCTGGAGCCCTTCAGTAATTACCGTTTCCTGAGTGCTGGTCACGTTCAGATCCCTGGCCAGCAAGACGATGAGCTGTATGAAGAGACCATGGAGGCCATGAACATCATGGGCTTCACCGAAGAGGAGAGACTCGGTATCAGTGATAACTCATTTTACAGTAACTCATCTTGGCAAGATTAGGTTTCTTGGAGTAGGATTAGGTAGGGTGCCACCACTGTTTCTTTAACTGTAATATCACCATGTTTCAGATATCCTGAAGGTGTGCTCCACAGTCATGCAGCTGGGAAACATTGAGTTCAAGAAAGAGAGGAACCAGGAGCAGGCCACCATGCCAGACAACACCGGTTAGACACCAGTGTTTCTCACTTGTTGCCGTGTGGTTATTAACTTTTTCCAATTTCCCAAAGTAAAATGTAgatttgaattcattttatcTACAGCAGGGAAACAGAATATCtgctcaaagaaaaacagaagaaacacagtTAAGGGTACCaacatattttttctgtctctaGCGGCCCAGAAGGTGTGTCACCTGCAGGGCATCAATGTGACAGACTTCACCCGTGCCATCCTCACCCCTCGAATCAAAGTGGGCAGAGAGGTGGTGCAGAAGGCACAGACCAAAGAGCAGGTACTACAGGGAGGCCACTGTGAAACCATAAGAACAATAACACTAATACTGAATTTAATGAACACTTCCCCTCGCTCTTATCGCTCATCAgatattttctctgtgtgtgtatttattagGCTGACTTTGCTGTTGAAGCCCTGGCTAAAGCTGTGTTTGAGCGACTTTTCCGCTGGATCCTGTCCCGAGTCAACAAGGCCCTGGACAAGACCAAACGCCAGGGAGCCTCCTTCCTGGGAATCCTTGACATTGCCGGCTTTGAGATCTTTGAGGTATGGACATGTTGATCACTGATGAGTCAGAAAACAATCAGCTGCATGATATGTAttcttcagttctgtttttttggTCGTTGCAGGACAACTcctttgagcagctgtgcatcAACTACACcaatgagaagctgcagcagctcttcaaCCACACCATGTTCATCCTGGAACAGGAAGAGTACCAGAGGGAGGGCATCGAGTGGAACTTCATCGACTTCGGTCTTGACCTGCAGCCTTGCATTGAGCTCATTGAGAGACCAGTGAGTAGCAGTGAGACAACAAAAGCACAGTCATTTAAATCCACTTCATTCATAGATCAAGCCAAGGACGTTCTCCAGCCTAGCGCAGATGTTTTGTGATTTAGTACGATGTGGCTTAATTGAAATTGTGGTCAAACTTAGTGATCGGTGTGTATTCTGCAGAACAACCCTCCAGGCATCCTGGCCCTGCTGGATGAAGAGTGCTGGTTCCCCAAAGCCACAGATATCTCCTTTGTggagaaactcctgaacacacaAGGAAACCATGTGAAATTTGCCAAACCTAAACAGCTCAAAGACAAGACAGAGTTTTCTATATTTCACTATGCTGGGAGGGTAAGTATGAGGGGATGAACTGTATATAATGGATAACAGCATGATATGTTATCCCCTTTTGAGGACATATGGTTATAATTTGGGTAAGTTCAAAAACATTGACGTTATTTTGTTTGCAGGTGGACTATAACGCCACAGCCTGGTTGACAAAGAACATGGACCCTCTAAATGACAACGTCACAGCGCTGCTCAGCAACTCCTCCAGCCAGTTTGTGCAAGACCTCTggaaagacagtgagacaaacaTAGCTTTCCAAAAATCAATGGTGATCTGTTACAACCATTTTAAATAGAATTTCCAATTTAAAACTTTTAACTTGCATAAGAAACATGTTAGCATACTTAATGAATAAATCTAACAAAACATCGTGCCATCAGATTGATTTTAAACATTCTACATGTGTGTTGTACTTGGACTATTCCAAGTACAACACACCGTTTTTCCCCTTAATGTAATGATGTGTTGTCCATTTCAGCGGACAGAGTGGTGGGTCTTGACACAATAGCCAAGATGTCAGACAGCTCCATGCCGAGCGCCTCAAAGACCAAGAAGGGGATGTTCCGCACGGTGGGACAGCTCTACAAAGAGTCTCTGACCAAACTTATGACCACACTGCACAACACCCAGCCCAACTTTGTCAGATGTATCATCCCCAACCACGAGAAGAGGGTAAAGAAAAGTGCAATGTCGTTAACACTAGAGTCTCTTATGGCAAGTTCCTTTCAAgacacagtgagaaaaaaaagtcagtatCTGAAGTGTTTGATCAGATTGTTATAGAGAAGGCCAGCTGCTACCTGTCTGTGGCAGACTGGTGATCTGTCAAAGGTGAATTAGTCTCTCCAGTTCCCAGTAACCCAGAAGGATAACCGGTCCAGATATCCGTTTTtagaaagtaataaaaaaaatccagcacTTTCATCTCTTGCATGAGTAATATatatgttttccttcataaaatcaaattaaaatccTTCTGTCCTCAGGCAGGGAAGCTGGACGCACACCTGGTCCTGGAGCAGCTGAGGTGTAATGGTGTGTTGGAGGGGATCCGAATCTGCCGACAGGGATTTCCCAACAGAATTGTCTTCCAGGAGTTCCGCCAGCGGTGAGTGGTATCAAAGGACACTCATTAACTTACGAAGTGCTCATGGAGTTTATAATATTTCCGTAAACCTTTCTCAACATCTATCTGTCTTTTTCCTGTCTGGTAGTTATGAGATCCTGGCTGCTAACGCTATCCCCAAAGGTTTCATGGATGGCAAACAAGCCTGCTGCCTCATGGTGAACACTAAGTTCAAAATTCCCCTCCATCAAAGTTTACGTTCTTTCAGAGATTTTCATACCCTGTGTGAGCCTCCATTTTCTCACTGATCTCCTGTATGTGTAGATCAAGCATCTGGACTTGGACCCCAACCTGTACAGGATTGGACAGAGTAAAATCTTCTTCCGCACCGGAGTGCTGgcccagctggaggaggagagagatctGAAGATTACTGTGGTCATCATCGCTTTCCAGGCCCAGGCTAGAGGCTTCCTGGCCAGAAAGTATGAATATACAAGCCTCCTCTCACATACTTCACCCTTTAATGAATTGCGCTGTCTGTGTTCAGTATATCTAATCTTTTAGTCAGTATTTTAGCCCTTTTTATTTAACAGAAGAGGGGGGCTTTCATAacttttttgtacatttttgctgtttttattgctATAAATTAGAAAATAGAACACGCTGCTTTACGTTATACATGATATATTGGTTTCACTGTTGTATTTCTGAAGGGCATTTGCCAAGAGGCAACAGCAACTCACAGCCATGAAAGTGATCCAGAGGAACTGTGCTGCCTATCTCAAACTAAGGAACTGGCAGTGGTGGAGGCTCTTCACAAAGGTCAGCTCATCATTCTGCACAGGAatgcaatgaaaacacattgaTGCCTTTCtcatatttttaatgttgtcttAGAATTAATTATTCATGGATATTTACCCCATTTTAAAATTTTGATGTTGCTCATCTTCCCAAACCACAGGTCAAGCCTCTGCTGCAAGTGAccagacaagaggaggagatgagtctgaaggaggaagagctgcagaaagCCAAAGAAGTTGCTGTCAAGTTTGAATCTGAGCTGAAGGAGATCGCCTTGAAACACACATcggtaaataaataaatatatataaccACACcttcttctttcacttcttGTCACAGCCATTTAAACCTGTGTGCAAATACCCATTTCATGCCCTTCCCTTTTTCAGTGGTCATTCAGCACACGAGAAAGACCAAGCCAATAACAATAAGCTGCTGTTTAAGGTCTACCAAGAATCTACTGACAATGAAGCCACCCCAATTTTTTCCTGTGCATCTGCTTCAGGTTTTGGAGGAGAGGAACGCACTGCAGGAGCAGCTTcaagcagagacagagctgtATGCTGAGGCGGAAGAGATGAGGGTTCGACTGGCGGCTAAGAAACAGGAGTTGGAGGAGATCCTCCATGAGATGGAGGCAAGactggatgaagaggaagaacgTGCTCAGGCTCTGTTAGTGGACAAGAAGaagatgcagcagcagatgcaggtCTACACATCTGTCTCTTGTTCATAAGTTACTGTCTCTTGTTGCATCGTATAGATAAGAGGCTTCACGGAGTTTACGCTCCTGCTCAGCTGTGTAACGAAGTTAAAGTATTCTTCATGTAGGAATTGGAAGAAcacttggaggaggaggaagatgcccgccaaaagctgcagctggagaaggTCACCTGTGAGGGAAAGATCAAGAAGCTGGAGGATGACATCCTGGTGATGGAGGACCAGAACAATAAGCTGCTGAAGGTAAATGTGGTCAAACAGGCCCTTATATTTGTCAGTCACTTATTAATAGAGTTACTGTATTGAAAGAAGAATGTAGACTTCTGCAAATTAATGACCTGTTCTGTATTTTGCAGGAGAGGAAgttgatggaggagaggattGCAGACTTCAGTACCAAcctggcagaggaagaggagaagtcAAAGAACCTCACCaagctcaaaaacaaacacgaGTCCATGATATCCGAACTAGAGGGTAAATCATCTGTCGTGCATTAACACACAACATTACTGATATAACAAACAGTTATACTTGTAGTTTGGAAAAACACTTATGCTAACTGTTATCGCTCTGCTGTACTTCCAGTCCGCttgaaaaaggaagagaagggTCGACAGGAACTGGATAAAGCCAAGCGTAAGTTGGAAGCAGAGTCGAATGACCTGCAAGAGCAGATAGCCGACCTGCAGGCCCAGATCGCTGACCTCAAAGCCCAGCTCgcaaagaaggaggaggagttaCAGAACGCCTTGGCCAGGTGAGGTCCTGCCAAGTTACAAACATAGTACACAATACACCTGAATCTACAAAGCAGAGTAACACTTGCATACCTGTGCACCACATCAGCTTCTAACTTCTTGGATGTTATTTCTTGTTATTTCTCTCATACTAACAAATTTCCTTCTCGATgcactcttcttcctctcaggtTAGAAGATGAGACAGCTCAGAAGAACAATGCTCTGAAGAAGatcagagagctggagggaCACATCTCCGACCTACAAGAGGATCTCGATTCTGAGCGGGCGGCTAGGAACAAGGCCGAGAAGATCAAACGGGACCTCGGGGAAGAGCTGGAGGCTCTCAAGTCCGAGCTAGAGGACACCTTGGACACCACTGCCACACAACAGGAACTACGGTCGGTCATATAATGTTGATACATATATTAAGAATTTACAGATAAGGAACAATTAATTCAAGAGAAAGTGAATATTGAAGGCCACCACTGCAGCAAACCAAGAAgtataaatatttttctttgttcttaGAAAGCTTGTCTACAGTAAAGGTGTGTGACAGAGGTGATAGCTAAATATGACAAACATCTGcatgatccatccatccagggCCAAACGTGAGCAGGAGGTAACCCTGCTGAAGAGAGCCATTGATGAGGAGAACCGGACCCATGAGTCCCAGATACAGGAGATGAGACAGAAACATACCCAGGCTGTAGAGgagctcacagagcagctggagcagtCCAAACGAGTAGGCCTGCGTCATTTCAAACAGTGTTATAAATAATCAGGTGTTATTAAGCTTGTTTGTTTACGCTGATACTGTTTCTGAAgggcaaacttttttttctttctaacaCGCAGGTTATTGATCttgtattttctctcttctgctcaGGTGAAGTCAAACTTGGAGAAGGCTAAACAAGCTCTGGAGAAGGAGACATCAGAATTAACCATGGAGGTGCGCTCACTCGCCCAGGCCAAACAGGATGGGGAGCACAAGAGGAAGAAGTTGGAAGGTCAGGTGGCAGATCTGCAGTCACGCTTCACCGACAGCGAGAAGCAGAAGGCCGAGCTGGGAGAGCGCTGCTCTAAGATCACTGTAAATAACTACCAGTAATTGAATCAATGCCTTTTTAAAAGCTTCTGCACTCATGTGCTGAAATGTCCTTGAAACCTCATCGCCGTCTTCAAACAGGTTGAACTGGAGAGTGTGACAAACCTACTGAATGAAGCAGAGGGCAAGAACATCAAACTGAGTAAAGATGTTAGCAGCCTCTCCTCCCAACTCCAAGACTCACAGGTAAagtttagagctgaaacagtgtATGTTATAACCCCAGTACACTCCTCTTCTGTGACAATTACTGGAAAATGCTTCGACCTTTGACCTGGTGTGCCGCTACAGGAATTGCTGGCTGAGGAGACGCGTCAGAAACTGCAGTTCTCTACAAAGCTGCGGCAAGCAGAAGATGACAAGAATAGCTTGCAGGAGCAGCttgaagaggagatggaggccaAGAGGAATGTGGAGCGACACGTGTCCACCCTCAACATCCAGGTCTGAGTTCAAACTAGGGGTCACTAATTTACAAGAGTCATTAACAAGAGATTTTAGTGATGTCTTACTGTAGGTGAGATGCAAGTGGGAGGACTGAAGAAGTTGGCAGAGAAACTGAAGGATGAACaaacctcaaaaaaaaaaaaaaaaagattcattgTCTTCATAATTAGTACCTTAACAAAGGCTTCTTCTGTCCACAGCTGTCAGATTcaaagaagaagctggaggaaaTGATGGGAAACATCGAGCTGCTGGAAGAAGGTAAGAAACGCCTCCAGAGAGACTTGGAGGCAGCGAACACCCAGTTTGAGGAGAAGGCCTCTGCATATGATAAGCTGGAGAAGACCAAAAACCGTCTGCAGCAGGAGCTCGAGGACACGCTGATGGACCTGGACAACCAGAGACAGAATGTGTCGAACctggagaagaagcagaagaagttTGACCAGGTCTGTTCAGTCGGAAAACTGGTAACACTAAGACATAAAAGCCATAAAAAACACTTAGGTGTAACATTTTTCACTACAGACTATTCACGCTTTAtatacaacatttaaaaaaaacactcattaaTTACACATGAAAATTTTTAAATTTCTGTATTTACTGTGAcctaaaacaagtgcttttcTCAtggttttctgtcctctctggtcTCCAGATGCTGGCCGAGGAGAAGAGTATCTCCAGTAAATATGCAGATGAGAGAGACCGGGCTGAAGCCGAGGCCAGAGAGAAGGAGACCAAGGCTCTGTCCCTGGCAAGAGCTCTGGATGAGGCCCAAGAGtccagagaggagctggagagagccAACAAGGCCCtgaggatggagatggaggaccTGATCAGCTCCAAGGATGACGTGGGAAAAAATGTTAGTGCTGGAACATTGTTTCATTCAAAACATCACTGAATGTGTCACGCACGAGACCGGGGACTTACTTCAAAGTCCATGGTTTGGCTGGCCGACTGTCTGGTGCTATTTACACCAAAATGTAGCAGTTCATTTAGCAATGTATTGATGGCAGGTCCACGAGCTGGAGAAATCCAAGCGAGGCCTGGAGGCTCAGGTGGAAGAGATGAAGACCCAGCTGGAGGAGCTTGAGGATGAGCTACAGGCAGCTGAGGATGCCAAGCTGCGTCTGGAGGTCAACATGCAGGCCCTGAAGGCCCAGTTCGAGAGGGACCTCCAGGGACGAGATGAGATGGGcgaggagaagaagaggcagcTTGTCAAGCAGGTAAAGAGGCATGACCCTGTGATTTGATCCACAGTAAGAGAATGTCACACCAGCTGTATCCTTAGTCTGAGCAATGATGCATATTGATTGCAGGTTCGTGAGCTGGAGACTGAGTTGGAGGATGAACGTAAGCAGAGGGCCCTGGCAACAGCAGCCAAAAAGAAGTTGGAGACAGACATAAAAGATCTGGAGGGACAGATCGAAACGGCCAGTAAGGGACGAGAAGAGGCCATCAAACAGCTCCGCAAGCTCCAggtgagagggagggggcggAGGAACTGCACAGCGGGTTCAGCTCAGGACAATTATTTGTCTAAACATGGTGCACGTTTATTGGATCTGATTTTGGATGCACATGTTCGCTTTTACCATTTACTGCTTTTTGCAGGTATGAAATTATTTTGTACATGTTGGAAACTTTTCTGCTGGGACCTGATGCTTACTGTATGACTTATGagtggtgtgtttctgtgctggaAACTCATACATGTAATGTTGAcatcaaaggtcaaagctcttGCCTTAGAACTGTAAATATAGCTTGTAGATAAACCACATCCCAATGCTGGTGGTCTCATCACTCTTCATATTGCGGTCTCCATTTCTCTTCGTCCCACCAGGCCCAGATGAAGGACTTCCAGAGGGAGCTGGAAGACGCCCGTGCTGCAAGAGAGGACGTGTTGGCTACTGCAAAGGAGAGTGAGAAGAAGGCCAAGAGTCTCGAGGCTGAGCTCATGCAGCTACAGGAGGTAACACATTTGACTCTTGCCAAGGCAGCAACTTGCTGGGGAACAGAGGCTTGACATAAAGGATTCGTCTCTGTTACTAGGACCTGGCTGCAGCTGAGAGGGCACGGAAGCAggcagaggctgagagagatGAGCTGTCCGATGAGCTGGCCAGCAACTCCTCTGGAAAGTGGGTGGAGATGTCcttttgctgctttgtctgtgAAATGAACGCAGAAGACAAACATTGgtgacatttgttttctgctgtacTCCACATGCAGGTCAGCCTTGGCAGATGAGAAACGACGTCTGGAAGCTAAGATCTCCCAGCtagaggaagagctggaggaagaacaGAGCAACATGGAGATCCTCAACGACAGGCTGAAGAAGAGCACGCAGCAGGTGACTAGACAGGAGCAGCTGCTTGAGTCAACAAAGAGCTCAGTAAGAGCAGAcgtctcactcctctctccctccacaggTGGATCAGCTGAACAACGAGCTGCAGACGGAGCGCAGCACCTCCCAGAAGAACGAGAGCGCCCGGCAGCAGATGGAGCGCCAGAACAAGGAGCTGAAGGCCAAGCTCCAAGAGATGGAGAACCAGGTCAAGTCCAAGTTCAAGTCCTCCATTTCTGCCTTGGAGGCTAAAGTGgcacagctggaggagcagctggagcaggagagcaggttGGGACAGAGAAAGTCAAAAAGTCAAAGATTAAGTCCGATAAGATGGTTTTGTGTGAATACGCTCCTCACCTGAGAAGGTTTGACATCACTGGTGTTCCTCACTGAACTCTTTTGTCCTCTCTCAGGGAAAAGCAGGCATCTGCGAAGACTATACGCCAGAAGGACAAGAAGCTGAAGGACCTGATGATGCAGGTGGAGGATGAAAGGAAACAAGCAGAGCAATACAAAGACCAGGTGCGATCACTTAATGCAACCATGCTCAAGCACAAGTCTGTACAGACAAGACATAGTGTCCAGTGCACTGGGATTGTTAGCTGGGATGGTCTATCGAAAACAATGCTATATTGCCTCCAATCGGTCACCAGGGTGAAAAGGCAAATGCCCGCATGAAGCAGCTGAAGCGGCAGctagaggagtcagaggaggagtcTCAGCGTGCTACAGCTGCTCGCAGGAAGCTGCAGCGGGAGCTGGATGAAGCCACCGAGGCCAACGATGCCATGAGCCGCGAGGTCAACTCTCTCAAGAGCAAACTCAGGTAGGACCAAACGCTAAAGAGTCCGTCTCACCTCTTGTCTCATTCACCTTTGTGACATTGCAACAGCACACAGATACTGCAGTAAGAACAGTGGACAGAATGGTAAACAGTCACTATGTGGAGGATGTCTGCGAATGAGTAAACTATGCATATCATACATCTATTCACACAGAATAAATCACCTCAGATAGTGTTgactgttctcaggtcagtgaCACGAGTCGTCTTCAGAGGGTTGCACATTTAAAGCATTCAAATAGATTTAGTATGGTGGCCTTACCGAGCGCAAGCAAAACAACGGTGTCCATCTCTGTTGCAGAGGCAACCCTGAACCCAAGGAGTAACACAGCAGGTACCTCTGCGCCTAAGTTACCCCATCACCATTTCTTATTAACTTACCATAACTTTTCATTCCCCCGCACACACTCCTAATGCTGTCACATCTTTCACTGAGCCTGACTGAGAGAAATATGGCTCATCATCTCCCATGATTTCCTTAGAATCAGTTAAAATTTTAGGCAGCTAGTGACTTTTCCATTCCATCAATTTCTAACTGGTGGCCATATTTTTCTCAGTGCTTGGTTTGACTGCCATAAACCAAACTCATTTTCCTGAACCAGGGGTCAAATGAGTTACAAAGATAACCAGCGTGCTTAACCTGTACCCCAAGCATAACCTGTAAAGTCTGCAATTCATCAACACCCCGAGTGGTTTTCAAGCAATCTTTAACCAGCTCAGTCACATACCACTTCTCTCACCCCAGggacatgtgtctgtgtttgcatctCTGTCTTGTGTGCATCTCTGTGGCATTGCAGACGTGGAAATGAGCCCTCCTTTGGCAGCACACCTCGACGTATGGGCGGAGGCCGAAGGGTGGTCGAGGATgcctcagaggaggaggtcgACTCCCAGAGCGACTTCAATGGAACCAAGTCCGTGGAGTAAGGCATGTCAAACAACAAGATTTCAGATTTCCTACCAGGGCCAGGCCTGCCACTTCCAACAGAGAGCAACTTCGAAGCCTATCCAGTTCTTTCTTATCGCTTCAAAAAATATAGTCTCCTATTTCCAGTAGCGTACTGATCTATCTTCTTATCTCAACACCTTTTCTCGACACACAATAATCAGAAAGACTTGATATCAACTAGGGGAGTTGTTTTGGTGGCTCTGCTGACGTGTGATTTGctgttccttttattttttttttttatttacactgtTTTGTACTGCACTGAATGACCAGGTTTTGTACACAAGAATAGGCGCCTCTAATTACCACGCTAACCTGCCAGCAAAGCCTTGGGTCTCCACAATAAGTCACCTTACAACTTAAAGCAGAGACACCATGTAAATCTCTGGATCAGTAGCTATTATCAGCGATTGTTGTCCTATTGCCTGTGACTGCTGTTAAAGTgtttcagagcagcactgaggtGGCTTAGACTGGATATGTCGAAAGTTATTTCTATACTCAGTCTGCATCCAGTCAGTGCTGCCATTTGTACCCcaacaaacaaatatttaggTGTTAACCATTTTCTAATGTCACCGTTTTATATTATTTGCACCCGTCTTGTGTCCAGGTATGTTTAGATTACTTTTACGAAGAGTCAGAATGTTTTAGGTCAGAGAAAGTTTAGGGTTACCCCAACTATAAAAGCACAAGTCAGTTTTCAACATTGGGCACTTAGCAGCACTtaattttatacattttttttactgtacatgttCAAAAAGCCCCTGATCACCTGAAACTAACTCATTGTCATTGATCATGTTATATGTAACCAACTGATGTTTACATGACACCAATCCTATCTATTAATTGTTGAACCACCTGCACAAGAATAAagatcttcaaaaaaaaaaaaagaacgactttgattttcctccttttaatgtttctgtcttGGTCAGTAACTTCAAAGGTCAAACTGGATCATCACAACAGAGCATCATTCTCATCTGCTCAGTTCAACTGCGAAAACGACTGCAAATCACCAGGATCAAAGTTGGGTAGAGTACCTCAGGCACAAACAGTTTAGAGTCCAAATACAGAAGCAGTTGCAGAGGTGCTTCATTCAAACACCCAGTACACAGTGGTCGTGGATCACGATTGCAGTTAGCTCATGTTAGCTGAAGGAAGGTTAAACAGCAAAGAGGAGCGGTAAACCCAGCGGCGATATGTAAGGGCCGCAAGTTAATTCCTACATAGCAGTATACAGTGACGACCGCTATACAAACATATTTAGATATACACTGTAATATCTGCTTAATGAGCTGCTGGATGGCAGTTGTGAAAACTCAAGATTAACcagaaacatttcagggaaAAGTACAAGTGTCACAAAAATTATTTCTCACTCTTATTTCTCCATTCACATTAGTTCTCACTAAAAGGCAGGAAGAGTATTCAATATAGGCTCTATACACCTACACAGATATACTATGAAACTGTG contains the following coding sequences:
- the myh11a gene encoding myosin-11a isoform X3; the encoded protein is MSKKAPTEDEKFLFVDKDFLNSPMAQADWAAKKLVWVPSERHGFEAASIKEEHGDEVLVELADNAKKMTVNKDDVQKMNPPKFSKVEDMAELTCLNEASVLHNIRERYFSGLIYTYSGLFCVVVNPYKMLPIYSEKIIDMYKGKKRHEVPPHIYSIADNAYRNMMQDREDQSILCTGESGAGKTENTKKVIQYLAMVASSHKGKKDSSTQQSGSQFAYGELEKQLLQANPILEAFGNAKTIKNDNSSRFGKFIRINFDVTGYIVGANIETYLLEKSRCIRQAKTERAFHIFYYMIAGAKDKQREELLLEPFSNYRFLSAGHVQIPGQQDDELYEETMEAMNIMGFTEEERLDILKVCSTVMQLGNIEFKKERNQEQATMPDNTAAQKVCHLQGINVTDFTRAILTPRIKVGREVVQKAQTKEQADFAVEALAKAVFERLFRWILSRVNKALDKTKRQGASFLGILDIAGFEIFEDNSFEQLCINYTNEKLQQLFNHTMFILEQEEYQREGIEWNFIDFGLDLQPCIELIERPNNPPGILALLDEECWFPKATDISFVEKLLNTQGNHVKFAKPKQLKDKTEFSIFHYAGRVDYNATAWLTKNMDPLNDNVTALLSNSSSQFVQDLWKDTDRVVGLDTIAKMSDSSMPSASKTKKGMFRTVGQLYKESLTKLMTTLHNTQPNFVRCIIPNHEKRAGKLDAHLVLEQLRCNGVLEGIRICRQGFPNRIVFQEFRQRYEILAANAIPKGFMDGKQACCLMIKHLDLDPNLYRIGQSKIFFRTGVLAQLEEERDLKITVVIIAFQAQARGFLARKAFAKRQQQLTAMKVIQRNCAAYLKLRNWQWWRLFTKVKPLLQVTRQEEEMSLKEEELQKAKEVAVKFESELKEIALKHTSVLEERNALQEQLQAETELYAEAEEMRVRLAAKKQELEEILHEMEARLDEEEERAQALLVDKKKMQQQMQELEEHLEEEEDARQKLQLEKVTCEGKIKKLEDDILVMEDQNNKLLKERKLMEERIADFSTNLAEEEEKSKNLTKLKNKHESMISELEVRLKKEEKGRQELDKAKRKLEAESNDLQEQIADLQAQIADLKAQLAKKEEELQNALARLEDETAQKNNALKKIRELEGHISDLQEDLDSERAARNKAEKIKRDLGEELEALKSELEDTLDTTATQQELRAKREQEVTLLKRAIDEENRTHESQIQEMRQKHTQAVEELTEQLEQSKRVKSNLEKAKQALEKETSELTMEVRSLAQAKQDGEHKRKKLEGQVADLQSRFTDSEKQKAELGERCSKITVELESVTNLLNEAEGKNIKLSKDVSSLSSQLQDSQELLAEETRQKLQFSTKLRQAEDDKNSLQEQLEEEMEAKRNVERHVSTLNIQLSDSKKKLEEMMGNIELLEEGKKRLQRDLEAANTQFEEKASAYDKLEKTKNRLQQELEDTLMDLDNQRQNVSNLEKKQKKFDQMLAEEKSISSKYADERDRAEAEAREKETKALSLARALDEAQESREELERANKALRMEMEDLISSKDDVGKNVHELEKSKRGLEAQVEEMKTQLEELEDELQAAEDAKLRLEVNMQALKAQFERDLQGRDEMGEEKKRQLVKQVRELETELEDERKQRALATAAKKKLETDIKDLEGQIETASKGREEAIKQLRKLQAQMKDFQRELEDARAAREDVLATAKESEKKAKSLEAELMQLQEDLAAAERARKQAEAERDELSDELASNSSGKSALADEKRRLEAKISQLEEELEEEQSNMEILNDRLKKSTQQVDQLNNELQTERSTSQKNESARQQMERQNKELKAKLQEMENQVKSKFKSSISALEAKVAQLEEQLEQESREKQASAKTIRQKDKKLKDLMMQVEDERKQAEQYKDQGEKANARMKQLKRQLEESEEESQRATAARRKLQRELDEATEANDAMSREVNSLKSKLRGNPEPKE